One segment of Balaenoptera ricei isolate mBalRic1 chromosome 8, mBalRic1.hap2, whole genome shotgun sequence DNA contains the following:
- the DGKZ gene encoding diacylglycerol kinase zeta isoform X10, producing the protein MSTLGAGHSTGGGCDEAAALGPAEVLETEEGERPGALRQMWRYRSWDVPQIPAEAPQSQKAITKSGLQHLAPPPPAPGAPRSEPERQIRSTVDWSESATYGEHIWFETNVSGDFCYVGEQYCVAKMLQKSVSRRKCAACKIVVHTPCIEQLEKINFRCKPSFRESGSRNVREPTFVRHHWVHRRRQDGKCRHCGKGFQQKFTFHSKEIVAISCSWCKQAYHSKVSCFMLQQIEEPCSLGVHAAVVIPPTWILRARRPQNTLKASKKKKRASFKRKSSKKGPEEGRWRPFIIRPTPSPLMKPLLVFVNPKSGGNQGAKIIQSFLWYLNPRQVFDLSQGGPKEALEMYRRVHNLRILACGGDGTVGWILSTLDQLRLKPPPPVAILPLGTGNDLARTLNWGGGYTDEPVSKILSHVEEGNVVQLDRWDLRAEPNPEAGPEERDEGATDRLPLDVFNNYFSLGFDAHVTLEFHESREANPEKFNSRFRNKMFYAGTAFSDFLMGSSKDLAKHIRVVCDGTDLTPKIQDLKPQCIVFLNIPRYCAGTMPWGHPGEHHDFEPQRHDDGYLEVIGFTMTSLAALQVGGHGERLTQCREVLLTTSKAIPVQVDGEPCKLAASRIRISLRNQATMVQKAKRRSAAPLHSDQQPVPEQLRVQVSRVSMHDYEALHYDKEQLKEASVPLGTVVVPGDSDLELCRAHIERLRQEPEGVGAKSPTCQKLSPKWCFLDATTASRFYRIDRAQEHLNYVTEIAQDEIYILDPELLGASARPDLPTPSSPLPTSPCSPRLRSLPGDAAPPTGEELIEAAKRNDFCKLQELHRAGGDLMHRDERSRTLLHHAVSTGSKEVVRYLLDHAPTEILDAVEENGETCLHQAAALGQRTICHYIVEAGASLMKTDQQGDTPRQRAEKAQDTELAAYLENRQHYQMIQREDQETAV; encoded by the exons GAAAGCCATCACCAAGTCAGGCCTCCAGCACCTGGcaccccctcctcctgctcccgGGGCCCCGCGCAGTGAGCCTGAGCGGCAGATCCGGAGCACTGTGGACTGGAGC GAGTCGGCGACGTATGGGGAGCACATCTGGTTTGAGACCAACGTGTCTGGGGACTTCTGCTATGTTGGAGAGCAGTACTGTGTAGCCAAGATGCTG CAGAAATCAGTGTCCCGGAGGAAGTGTGCAGCGTGCAAGATTGTGGtgcacaccccctgcattgaacAGCTAGAGAAG ATAAACTTCCGCTGTAAGCCATCCTTCCGTGAATCAGGCTCCAGGAACGTCCGTGAG CCAACCTTTGTGCGGCACCACTGGGTACACAGGCGACGTCAGGATGGCAAGTGTCGGCACTGTGGGAAG GGCTTCCAGCAGAAGTTCACCTTCCACAGCAAGGAGATCGTGGCCATCAGCTGCTCCTGGTGCAAGCAAGCA TACCACAGCAAGGTGTCCTGCTTCATGCTGCAGCAGATCGAGGAGCCATGCTCCCTGGGGGTCCACGCCGCCGTGGTCATCCCACCCACCTGGATCCTCCGTGCCCGGAGGCCCCAG AATACCCTCAAGgcaagcaagaagaaaaagagggcaTCCTTCAAGAGGAAATCTAGCAAGAAAGGGCCTGAG GAGGGCCGCTGGAGACCCTTCATCATCAGGCCCACCCCGTCCCCCCTCATGAAGCCCCTGCTGGTGTTCGTGAACCCGAAGAGTGGGGGCAACCAG GGCGCCAAGATCATCCAGTCCTTCCTCTGGTATCTCAATCCCCGGCAAGTCTTTGACCTGAGCCAGGGAGGGCCCAAGGAGGC GCTGGAGATGTACCGCCGGGTGCACAACCTGCGGATCCTGGCCTGCGGGGGCGATGGCACG GTGGGCTGGATCCTCTCCACCCTGGACCAGCTGCGCTTAAAACCACCGCCGCCCGTCGCCATCCTGCCCCTGGGCACCGGCAACGACTTGGCCCGCACCCTCAACTGGGGTGGG GGCTACACCGATGAGCCCGTGTCCAAGATCCTCTCCCACGTGGAGGAGGGCAACGTGGTGCAGCTGGACCGCTGGGACCTCCGTGCGGAGCCCAACCCCGAGGCGGGGCCTGAGGAGCGAGATGAGGGGGCCACCGACCGG CTGCCACTGGATGTCTTCAACAACTACTTCAGCCTGGGCTTTGATGCCCACGTCACCCTGGAGTTTCATGAGTCtcgag AGGCCAACCCAGAGAAATTCAACAGCCGCTTTCGGAATAAGATGTTCTACGCCGGG ACAGCCTTCTCCGACTTCCTGATGGGCAGCTCCAAGGACTTGGCCAAGCACATCCGCGTGGTG TGTGACGGGACTGACCTGACCCCCAAGATTCAGGACCTGAAACCCCAGTGCATTGTTTTCCTGAACATCCCCAG GTACTGTGCGGGCACCATGCCCTGGGGCCACCCTGGGGAGCACCATGACTTCGAGCCCCAGCGGCACGATGATGGCTACCTCGAGGTTATTGGCTTTACCATGACATCCCTG GCAGCACTGCAGGTGGGCGGGCACGGCGAGCGGCTGACACAGTGCCGAGAGGTGCTGCTCACCACGTCCAAGGCCATCCCAGTGCAGGTGGATGGTGAGCCCTGCAAGCTCGCAGCCTCACGCATCCGCATCTCCCTGCGCAACCAGGCCACCATGGTGCAGAAGGCCAAGCGGCGGAGCGCCGCCCCCCTGCACAGCGA CCAGCAGCCGGTGCCGGAGCAGCTGCGGGTCCAGGTGAGCAGGGTCAGCATGCACGACTACGAGGCCTTGCACTATGACAAGGAGCAGCTCAAAGAGGCCT CCGTGCCGTTGGGCACCGTGGTGGTCCCGGGAGACAGCGACCTGGAGCTGTGCCGCGCCCACATCGAGAGGCTCCGGCAG GAGCCCGAAGGTGTTGGAGCCAAGTCCCCGACGTGCCAGAAACTCTCCCCCAAGTGGTGCTTCCTGGATG cCACCACTGCTAGCCGCTTCTACAGGATCGACAGGGCCCAG GAACACCTCAACTACGTGACCGAGATCGCACAGGATGAGATTTATATCCTGGACCCTGAGCTGCTGGGGGCGTCTGCCCGACCCGACCTCCCAaccccctcttcccctctccccacctcgcCCTGCTCACCCAGGCTCCG GTCACTGCCAGGGGATGCTGCACCCCCTACAG GTGAAGAGCTGATCGAGGCTGCCAAGAGGAACGATTTCTGTAAG ctccaGGAGCTGCACCGAGCCGGAGGTGACCTCATGCACCGAGACGAGCGGAGCCGCACGCTCCTGCACCACGCCGTCAGCACCGGCAGCAAGGAAGTGGTCCGCTACCTGTTGGACCACG ccCCCACAGAGATCCTTGATGCTGTGGAGGAAAA CGGGGAGACCTGTCTGCACCAGGCCGCAGCCCTGGGCCAGCGCACCATCTGCCACTACATCGTGGAGGCCGGGGCCTCTCTCATGAAGACAgaccagcag GGCGACACTCCCCGGCAGCGGGCTGAGAAGGCTCAGGACACGGAACTGGCCGCGTACCTGGAGAACCGGCAGcactaccagatgatccagcggGAGGACCAGGAGACGGCTGTGTGA
- the DGKZ gene encoding diacylglycerol kinase zeta isoform X11, which translates to MEPRDGSPEARSSDSESASASSSGCERDAGPEPDKAPRRLSKRRFPGLRLFGHRKAITKSGLQHLAPPPPAPGAPRSEPERQIRSTVDWSESATYGEHIWFETNVSGDFCYVGEQYCVAKMLQKSVSRRKCAACKIVVHTPCIEQLEKINFRCKPSFRESGSRNVREPTFVRHHWVHRRRQDGKCRHCGKGFQQKFTFHSKEIVAISCSWCKQAYHSKVSCFMLQQIEEPCSLGVHAAVVIPPTWILRARRPQNTLKASKKKKRASFKRKSSKKGPEEGRWRPFIIRPTPSPLMKPLLVFVNPKSGGNQGAKIIQSFLWYLNPRQVFDLSQGGPKEALEMYRRVHNLRILACGGDGTVGWILSTLDQLRLKPPPPVAILPLGTGNDLARTLNWGGGYTDEPVSKILSHVEEGNVVQLDRWDLRAEPNPEAGPEERDEGATDRLPLDVFNNYFSLGFDAHVTLEFHESREANPEKFNSRFRNKMFYAGTAFSDFLMGSSKDLAKHIRVVCDGTDLTPKIQDLKPQCIVFLNIPRYCAGTMPWGHPGEHHDFEPQRHDDGYLEVIGFTMTSLAALQVGGHGERLTQCREVLLTTSKAIPVQVDGEPCKLAASRIRISLRNQATMVQKAKRRSAAPLHSDQQPVPEQLRVQVSRVSMHDYEALHYDKEQLKEASVPLGTVVVPGDSDLELCRAHIERLRQEPEGVGAKSPTCQKLSPKWCFLDATTASRFYRIDRAQEHLNYVTEIAQDEIYILDPELLGASARPDLPTPSSPLPTSPCSPRLRSLPGDAAPPTGEELIEAAKRNDFCKLQELHRAGGDLMHRDERSRTLLHHAVSTGSKEVVRYLLDHAPTEILDAVEENGETCLHQAAALGQRTICHYIVEAGASLMKTDQQGDTPRQRAEKAQDTELAAYLENRQHYQMIQREDQETAV; encoded by the exons GAAAGCCATCACCAAGTCAGGCCTCCAGCACCTGGcaccccctcctcctgctcccgGGGCCCCGCGCAGTGAGCCTGAGCGGCAGATCCGGAGCACTGTGGACTGGAGC GAGTCGGCGACGTATGGGGAGCACATCTGGTTTGAGACCAACGTGTCTGGGGACTTCTGCTATGTTGGAGAGCAGTACTGTGTAGCCAAGATGCTG CAGAAATCAGTGTCCCGGAGGAAGTGTGCAGCGTGCAAGATTGTGGtgcacaccccctgcattgaacAGCTAGAGAAG ATAAACTTCCGCTGTAAGCCATCCTTCCGTGAATCAGGCTCCAGGAACGTCCGTGAG CCAACCTTTGTGCGGCACCACTGGGTACACAGGCGACGTCAGGATGGCAAGTGTCGGCACTGTGGGAAG GGCTTCCAGCAGAAGTTCACCTTCCACAGCAAGGAGATCGTGGCCATCAGCTGCTCCTGGTGCAAGCAAGCA TACCACAGCAAGGTGTCCTGCTTCATGCTGCAGCAGATCGAGGAGCCATGCTCCCTGGGGGTCCACGCCGCCGTGGTCATCCCACCCACCTGGATCCTCCGTGCCCGGAGGCCCCAG AATACCCTCAAGgcaagcaagaagaaaaagagggcaTCCTTCAAGAGGAAATCTAGCAAGAAAGGGCCTGAG GAGGGCCGCTGGAGACCCTTCATCATCAGGCCCACCCCGTCCCCCCTCATGAAGCCCCTGCTGGTGTTCGTGAACCCGAAGAGTGGGGGCAACCAG GGCGCCAAGATCATCCAGTCCTTCCTCTGGTATCTCAATCCCCGGCAAGTCTTTGACCTGAGCCAGGGAGGGCCCAAGGAGGC GCTGGAGATGTACCGCCGGGTGCACAACCTGCGGATCCTGGCCTGCGGGGGCGATGGCACG GTGGGCTGGATCCTCTCCACCCTGGACCAGCTGCGCTTAAAACCACCGCCGCCCGTCGCCATCCTGCCCCTGGGCACCGGCAACGACTTGGCCCGCACCCTCAACTGGGGTGGG GGCTACACCGATGAGCCCGTGTCCAAGATCCTCTCCCACGTGGAGGAGGGCAACGTGGTGCAGCTGGACCGCTGGGACCTCCGTGCGGAGCCCAACCCCGAGGCGGGGCCTGAGGAGCGAGATGAGGGGGCCACCGACCGG CTGCCACTGGATGTCTTCAACAACTACTTCAGCCTGGGCTTTGATGCCCACGTCACCCTGGAGTTTCATGAGTCtcgag AGGCCAACCCAGAGAAATTCAACAGCCGCTTTCGGAATAAGATGTTCTACGCCGGG ACAGCCTTCTCCGACTTCCTGATGGGCAGCTCCAAGGACTTGGCCAAGCACATCCGCGTGGTG TGTGACGGGACTGACCTGACCCCCAAGATTCAGGACCTGAAACCCCAGTGCATTGTTTTCCTGAACATCCCCAG GTACTGTGCGGGCACCATGCCCTGGGGCCACCCTGGGGAGCACCATGACTTCGAGCCCCAGCGGCACGATGATGGCTACCTCGAGGTTATTGGCTTTACCATGACATCCCTG GCAGCACTGCAGGTGGGCGGGCACGGCGAGCGGCTGACACAGTGCCGAGAGGTGCTGCTCACCACGTCCAAGGCCATCCCAGTGCAGGTGGATGGTGAGCCCTGCAAGCTCGCAGCCTCACGCATCCGCATCTCCCTGCGCAACCAGGCCACCATGGTGCAGAAGGCCAAGCGGCGGAGCGCCGCCCCCCTGCACAGCGA CCAGCAGCCGGTGCCGGAGCAGCTGCGGGTCCAGGTGAGCAGGGTCAGCATGCACGACTACGAGGCCTTGCACTATGACAAGGAGCAGCTCAAAGAGGCCT CCGTGCCGTTGGGCACCGTGGTGGTCCCGGGAGACAGCGACCTGGAGCTGTGCCGCGCCCACATCGAGAGGCTCCGGCAG GAGCCCGAAGGTGTTGGAGCCAAGTCCCCGACGTGCCAGAAACTCTCCCCCAAGTGGTGCTTCCTGGATG cCACCACTGCTAGCCGCTTCTACAGGATCGACAGGGCCCAG GAACACCTCAACTACGTGACCGAGATCGCACAGGATGAGATTTATATCCTGGACCCTGAGCTGCTGGGGGCGTCTGCCCGACCCGACCTCCCAaccccctcttcccctctccccacctcgcCCTGCTCACCCAGGCTCCG GTCACTGCCAGGGGATGCTGCACCCCCTACAG GTGAAGAGCTGATCGAGGCTGCCAAGAGGAACGATTTCTGTAAG ctccaGGAGCTGCACCGAGCCGGAGGTGACCTCATGCACCGAGACGAGCGGAGCCGCACGCTCCTGCACCACGCCGTCAGCACCGGCAGCAAGGAAGTGGTCCGCTACCTGTTGGACCACG ccCCCACAGAGATCCTTGATGCTGTGGAGGAAAA CGGGGAGACCTGTCTGCACCAGGCCGCAGCCCTGGGCCAGCGCACCATCTGCCACTACATCGTGGAGGCCGGGGCCTCTCTCATGAAGACAgaccagcag GGCGACACTCCCCGGCAGCGGGCTGAGAAGGCTCAGGACACGGAACTGGCCGCGTACCTGGAGAACCGGCAGcactaccagatgatccagcggGAGGACCAGGAGACGGCTGTGTGA
- the DGKZ gene encoding diacylglycerol kinase zeta isoform X15, whose product MLQKSVSRRKCAACKIVVHTPCIEQLEKINFRCKPSFRESGSRNVREPTFVRHHWVHRRRQDGKCRHCGKGFQQKFTFHSKEIVAISCSWCKQAYHSKVSCFMLQQIEEPCSLGVHAAVVIPPTWILRARRPQNTLKASKKKKRASFKRKSSKKGPEEGRWRPFIIRPTPSPLMKPLLVFVNPKSGGNQGAKIIQSFLWYLNPRQVFDLSQGGPKEALEMYRRVHNLRILACGGDGTVGWILSTLDQLRLKPPPPVAILPLGTGNDLARTLNWGGGYTDEPVSKILSHVEEGNVVQLDRWDLRAEPNPEAGPEERDEGATDRLPLDVFNNYFSLGFDAHVTLEFHESREANPEKFNSRFRNKMFYAGTAFSDFLMGSSKDLAKHIRVVCDGTDLTPKIQDLKPQCIVFLNIPRYCAGTMPWGHPGEHHDFEPQRHDDGYLEVIGFTMTSLAALQVGGHGERLTQCREVLLTTSKAIPVQVDGEPCKLAASRIRISLRNQATMVQKAKRRSAAPLHSDQQPVPEQLRVQVSRVSMHDYEALHYDKEQLKEASVPLGTVVVPGDSDLELCRAHIERLRQEPEGVGAKSPTCQKLSPKWCFLDATTASRFYRIDRAQEHLNYVTEIAQDEIYILDPELLGASARPDLPTPSSPLPTSPCSPRLRSLPGDAAPPTGEELIEAAKRNDFCKLQELHRAGGDLMHRDERSRTLLHHAVSTGSKEVVRYLLDHAPTEILDAVEENGETCLHQAAALGQRTICHYIVEAGASLMKTDQQGDTPRQRAEKAQDTELAAYLENRQHYQMIQREDQETAV is encoded by the exons ATGCTG CAGAAATCAGTGTCCCGGAGGAAGTGTGCAGCGTGCAAGATTGTGGtgcacaccccctgcattgaacAGCTAGAGAAG ATAAACTTCCGCTGTAAGCCATCCTTCCGTGAATCAGGCTCCAGGAACGTCCGTGAG CCAACCTTTGTGCGGCACCACTGGGTACACAGGCGACGTCAGGATGGCAAGTGTCGGCACTGTGGGAAG GGCTTCCAGCAGAAGTTCACCTTCCACAGCAAGGAGATCGTGGCCATCAGCTGCTCCTGGTGCAAGCAAGCA TACCACAGCAAGGTGTCCTGCTTCATGCTGCAGCAGATCGAGGAGCCATGCTCCCTGGGGGTCCACGCCGCCGTGGTCATCCCACCCACCTGGATCCTCCGTGCCCGGAGGCCCCAG AATACCCTCAAGgcaagcaagaagaaaaagagggcaTCCTTCAAGAGGAAATCTAGCAAGAAAGGGCCTGAG GAGGGCCGCTGGAGACCCTTCATCATCAGGCCCACCCCGTCCCCCCTCATGAAGCCCCTGCTGGTGTTCGTGAACCCGAAGAGTGGGGGCAACCAG GGCGCCAAGATCATCCAGTCCTTCCTCTGGTATCTCAATCCCCGGCAAGTCTTTGACCTGAGCCAGGGAGGGCCCAAGGAGGC GCTGGAGATGTACCGCCGGGTGCACAACCTGCGGATCCTGGCCTGCGGGGGCGATGGCACG GTGGGCTGGATCCTCTCCACCCTGGACCAGCTGCGCTTAAAACCACCGCCGCCCGTCGCCATCCTGCCCCTGGGCACCGGCAACGACTTGGCCCGCACCCTCAACTGGGGTGGG GGCTACACCGATGAGCCCGTGTCCAAGATCCTCTCCCACGTGGAGGAGGGCAACGTGGTGCAGCTGGACCGCTGGGACCTCCGTGCGGAGCCCAACCCCGAGGCGGGGCCTGAGGAGCGAGATGAGGGGGCCACCGACCGG CTGCCACTGGATGTCTTCAACAACTACTTCAGCCTGGGCTTTGATGCCCACGTCACCCTGGAGTTTCATGAGTCtcgag AGGCCAACCCAGAGAAATTCAACAGCCGCTTTCGGAATAAGATGTTCTACGCCGGG ACAGCCTTCTCCGACTTCCTGATGGGCAGCTCCAAGGACTTGGCCAAGCACATCCGCGTGGTG TGTGACGGGACTGACCTGACCCCCAAGATTCAGGACCTGAAACCCCAGTGCATTGTTTTCCTGAACATCCCCAG GTACTGTGCGGGCACCATGCCCTGGGGCCACCCTGGGGAGCACCATGACTTCGAGCCCCAGCGGCACGATGATGGCTACCTCGAGGTTATTGGCTTTACCATGACATCCCTG GCAGCACTGCAGGTGGGCGGGCACGGCGAGCGGCTGACACAGTGCCGAGAGGTGCTGCTCACCACGTCCAAGGCCATCCCAGTGCAGGTGGATGGTGAGCCCTGCAAGCTCGCAGCCTCACGCATCCGCATCTCCCTGCGCAACCAGGCCACCATGGTGCAGAAGGCCAAGCGGCGGAGCGCCGCCCCCCTGCACAGCGA CCAGCAGCCGGTGCCGGAGCAGCTGCGGGTCCAGGTGAGCAGGGTCAGCATGCACGACTACGAGGCCTTGCACTATGACAAGGAGCAGCTCAAAGAGGCCT CCGTGCCGTTGGGCACCGTGGTGGTCCCGGGAGACAGCGACCTGGAGCTGTGCCGCGCCCACATCGAGAGGCTCCGGCAG GAGCCCGAAGGTGTTGGAGCCAAGTCCCCGACGTGCCAGAAACTCTCCCCCAAGTGGTGCTTCCTGGATG cCACCACTGCTAGCCGCTTCTACAGGATCGACAGGGCCCAG GAACACCTCAACTACGTGACCGAGATCGCACAGGATGAGATTTATATCCTGGACCCTGAGCTGCTGGGGGCGTCTGCCCGACCCGACCTCCCAaccccctcttcccctctccccacctcgcCCTGCTCACCCAGGCTCCG GTCACTGCCAGGGGATGCTGCACCCCCTACAG GTGAAGAGCTGATCGAGGCTGCCAAGAGGAACGATTTCTGTAAG ctccaGGAGCTGCACCGAGCCGGAGGTGACCTCATGCACCGAGACGAGCGGAGCCGCACGCTCCTGCACCACGCCGTCAGCACCGGCAGCAAGGAAGTGGTCCGCTACCTGTTGGACCACG ccCCCACAGAGATCCTTGATGCTGTGGAGGAAAA CGGGGAGACCTGTCTGCACCAGGCCGCAGCCCTGGGCCAGCGCACCATCTGCCACTACATCGTGGAGGCCGGGGCCTCTCTCATGAAGACAgaccagcag GGCGACACTCCCCGGCAGCGGGCTGAGAAGGCTCAGGACACGGAACTGGCCGCGTACCTGGAGAACCGGCAGcactaccagatgatccagcggGAGGACCAGGAGACGGCTGTGTGA